The sequence below is a genomic window from Leptospira dzoumogneensis.
CGTTTCTGTAACGTATATAATATTCCTTTAGTATTCTTAGAAGATACTACCGGTTTCTTACCAGGAAAAGAGCAGGAACAAAACGGTATCGTTTTAGAAGGACGAAAACTTCTGGATTCGATCATAGATATCCGCACTCCAAGATTGACCCTTATCATTAGAAACGCATTCGGTGGAGCTTACGCAAGTTTCAACTCTTACCATACAGGTGCGGACATGGTATTTGCACTTCCAACCGCAAGGATTGCGGTAATGGGACCTGCAGGTAAGGACTACGTCTACAAGGACGAGATCACTGCTATCCAAAAAGAATATAAGGAAAATCTGAAGAATGGCGCGTCTGAAAAGGATGCTGCTGCGACCAGGGATAAAAAACTACAAGTACTCTCTCAGAAATATGAGAAAGAACTAATGAACCCTAAGGAAGCATTGTCTTTAGGTTCCGTTTCCAGGATCGTTCTTCCTGGAACTACCAGAAACATCCTATTCAAAAATTTAGATTATTTAATCCGACACTACAAACCTGGACCAATGTCCGGACCTCAAAGGGAATTCGAGTAAACTCAGATGATCGACTACCAAAATCGGCGCATTACATTTCGCGAATCTACTTCTCCTTGGATCCATTCTTTCTCCTTAGAGACGATCAAATGTTTGATCGTTTGCCGAGGACCGGTTCGAAAAGAGGCAATGGAAATTTTCGACCAGATCGGGATCAGAGAATACGGTATCTTACTTTCAGAAAAAGATTCAGTCGTTTATCCGATGGCACTCGCTCCTGAACTTAGAGATTTTAGATTTCCTTCTAATATCCACAGAGTTCCCGATTATATGGGAGCCGGCGCAGAAGAAAAAGCAGCAAGGATCAAACAGATCATCCAAATCGCAAAAGATAACGGATATACTCATATCTTTGCCGGTTACGGATTTATGGCGGAAGATTCCGAGTTCATCGAGGCAATCGAAGAGAGCGGAATTACTTTCATGGGACCTTCTTCTCATGTGGCTCACCAAGCCGGTTCTAAAGACGAGGCAAAAAAGTTAGCACGTAAACTGAATGTTTCCGTAACTCCCGGTGTGGATACTATCTCTGCGACTTGCCTTCTCAAAAAAGCAAAAGACGAAAAAGCGTTAGTTGCTCTTGCGAAGGAAAAAGGACTGAATTATACTTATAATTCTTCCATCTCTTTGGAAGAAAATGCGGAAAGCTTATTATACGCCGGTTACGAGAAGATCGTAGAATTAGTAACTATTCCCGAATTACAGGCTCAGGCGGAAATTGAAACCGCGGAGATCTGGAAAAAATACCCAAGCAACCGTATCCGTTTCAAATACGTGGGCGGTGGCGGTGGAAAAGGCCAAAGGGTAGTTTCCAAACCGGAAGAAGTAAAAACAGCAGTACAAGAAATATTATCAGAATCTAAAGTAACCGCCCCGGGTTCCAACAGGAACTTTTTGATAGAATTGAATATCGAAAAGACCAGACACAACGAGATCCAGTTGATCGGTAACGGAGAATGGTGTTTGGCTTTAGGCGGAAGGGACTGTTCCGTGCAGATGCACGAGCAAAAACTTCTGGAGATCTCTCTCACTCAGGAACTTCTGCAAAACGAGATCGCAGTCCTTGAAAAAACATCTCCTAAAAAAGCGGAGATCATGAAGGCAGATCTTCAAGTCCTCAAAGAAATGGAAGAACAATCCGAAAGATTCGGACAAGCAGTCGCTTTAAATAGTGTTTCCACTTTCGAGTTGATTGTAGAAGGGACCAACCACTTCTTCATGGAGATGAACACCAGGATCCAGGTGGAGCATAGAGTTACGGAGATGGTATACTCTTTGAAGTTCATCAATCCTGAAAATAAATCCGAATTCTTTATCGTAGACAGCTTGATCGAGGCAATGGCGCTTCTTGCACTTCACGGAAAAAGACTGCCTAAGCCTGAACGTGTAGTCAGAAATATTTCCGGCGCAGAAGTTCGTATCAATGCTACCAATAAGGCAATCCAACCTCATGCAGGCGGGGTCATTTTAAATTGGTCCAAACCTCTACCGGAAGAGATCAGAGACGACCAAGGTATTTCCGTTAGAAATCCTGATACAGGTCTATTCGTACATTATAAAGTAGCTGGTGCTTACGATTCCAACATCGCACTTTTGATCACTTATGGAACCAGTAGAGAAGATAACCTTCGTAAACTTGGAAATATTCTCAGAAAGACCGAGCTTAGAGGCCAGGATCTACAGACGAACCTGCTTGTTCATTACGGTCTGATCCATTGGATTTTAGGAAAAGATCCTTTATTCAAACCTTCTACGGCGTTTATGATCTCTTATCTTGCAGCAGTAGGCGCTCTGGAAAGCCTAGGCAAGGATATTGATCTGGAAGTTGCTTGGACAAAAGTTCTTTCGAATGCTCCTGCAGAAGGAAAAAAGGTACTCTCCCGCAAACTAACTTTGATCACAAGACCTCTCGGTGAATTATTAGCCGATGCTCACGTTTTAGCGGGCTTCTTAGGTTATCATGAAAATGTTTCCTGGAAGATCGAAAAAGACCAGGTGGTTTGGGTCCGAAACCCGATCCATATTCTTTCCGATCTTTATTATTATCTGCATATGGAAGGAGAATTACACCAATCTCCATCCGAGCAGATTTGGGATCATGACCAACAAGTTTTACAATCTGCATTAGCATTTTATAAAGAACTGGAAAAACTTACCGGTAAAAAAGCGGATTCAGCCGATTGGGATTCCGTATTTGCAGGTAAAGCTCCTGCAGGTGTGGATGCTGGTGTTTGGGCAAATGCAATCTCTTCTCATAAAGGATTCCAAATCGGATTAGAATTGCTTAAAATCATTCCGAACCTCGGGAACAAATCCGGTTTCTATAAACTGGGAGTAGATGAGAACTTAGAACCGGTAATCCCTGAAGAATTTAAGAAGGCGGACACAAGAGACGCATTCATTAAATTTTTGGCACCGGCTCCTAAGGCGAGCTCCGACGAGATCGTTTCTCCTATGGGTGGAATGTTCTACTCTAAGGAAGCTCCAGATCTTCCTCCGATGGTGCAAGAAGGGGAGCATTTTAAAGCGGGCCAACCTTTATTCATTGTAGAAGTAATGAAGATGTTCAATAAGATCACTGCTCCATTCTCCGGAACCATTAAGAATGTGGTTCTGCAAGACAGTGATGGAAAGATCATCCAAAAAGGCCAGACAATCTTCAAGATCGTTCCGGACGAAGTAGTTAAGATCGAAACTCCGGAAGAGATCCAAGATAGAAAGAATAAGGTTACTTTTTCACTTCTATAAGTTTATCACTTCTAAGATTTTCGTCGGTGACTAACCGGCGAGAATCTCGGAGGGAACATCTCCTAAGGAAAGTATTTTTTCCGCAGCTCCTCTCTCTATCGCTTCTTTAGGCATACCAAAAACAACGGAACTTGCCTCGTCTTGAGCGATTGTTCTTCCACCTGCTTGCCTGATCTCTAAAAGCCCTGCGGCTCCATCGGATCCCATACCTGTGAGTAAAAATGCTTTCGCATTACGTCCTACATGTTTTGCTACGGAATGAAATAATACATCCACGGAAGGTCTATGACGATTTACGAGTGGCCCGTCAGTAATCCTAACTATAAATTGAGCACCACTTCCGACCACTTCCATATGTTTATTCCCCGGGGCGATGAGCGCCATCCCTTCCTGGATCCTATCCCCGTCTTTTGCTTCTCTTACGGTGATCTTACATATCTTATCTAAACGATTCGCAAATGCTTCCGTAAATTTTTCAGGCATATGTTGCACGATGACTATCCCGGGACTATTTGCAGGTAGAGAAGTGAGAATGTCCTCTAGTGCGATCGTTCCACCGGTAGAAGTCCCAATCGCTACGATCCTATCGGTAGTTGCAATTTTTGTAAAATCCAGTCCGTTCGTTTTGGTAGAAGTAGCCGGAATTTGATGTTTGAGCTTGGAAATGGATGCGGAACGAATACATTCTCCCAGATAAACCGCAGAATCTTCTAAAAAATCTTTTAAGCCGATCTTCGGTTTGGTTACAATCCCTACCGCACCTTCTTTTAGCGCAACCCAAGCTGTTTCCGAAGATTCTTCCGCAAGAGAAGAACAGATCAATACAGGGGTAGGGTGAGTGTGCATGATCTTTTTTAAAAAGCTGATTCCGTCCATTCTAGGCATTTCAATATCCAGAACGATCACATCCGGCCATCTCTCGGACTTACCTAATTTTTCCAGAGCAAATATAGGATCGGGAGAAGATCCGATCACTTTTATATCCGAATTCATTTCCAAAACTTGTTTGAGTACGGATCGGACCACTGCGGAATCATCTATAATATATACGTATATCATATTATACTAATTTTTAGGATTTTCCATATATACTTCTCCGTCCCAAAGTGAGAAATATATTTTTCGGTGGGATTTTCCTCCGGTATTGGAAGCGGTTAGATCTATATTCGCTTTACGGACCAGATCCAGGACGGACTCCACATTTTTTTCGCCTATTTCTACGATCTTTTTTACTTCTTCCAGTTTATCCTCTTCCGGAGAGAACATAGAAGCTCCTCCAAAAATTTTACATACGAATCTGCCCGGTCTTTCTCCCAATTTTTGGAATTGTTTTAGGAAAGATTCCAGGGCGTCGTCCGCATATTTTGGATGAGGTTCCGGAACATGAGAAGGCCTTTTAGGAAGCATGATATGAGCCATTCCTCCCACCTTTGAATAAGGATGCCAAAAACATAATGCAACACAGGACCCTAAAAGTGTGCGGATCCTAGTTCCATTCTCTCCCCAGTAAAAACCTCCGGGCTGCAGAAAAATATCCCGAACTATTTCAGGTTCCATATTTAACCTGCGGAGACTACGTTAGCCGCTTCTTCTTTTGTTTCCTCTAATGCGGTCAATTCTTCTACGGTTAATAAGCGGAGAAGGTTAAGCAAAAGAATGAATCCGCTTGTTTGCCTTGCCATACCCGCTAAAAAATCCACACGTATCCTGGAACCGAATGTAGGAGGTGGTTCAATTTCAGAAGAAGGTATACTCAATACTTCGTATACAGCTTCCACGATGAGACCTATATCCATCCTGGCGCCATTCACAGATTCAGGAACTTCTACGATTACGATACAGGTCCTTTTATCAGGAGAATGTTTCTTTCTGAAAAACTTATCGCATACATCCAAAACCGGGACCACATTTCCTCTTAGATTGATTACCCCGGGAATAAAAGAGGGCATCATAGGAACCGTGGTCACATGAGTGTATTCTAGGATCTCTTTTACGTTCAGAAGTCCAATTCCGAAAGTTTCCTCTCCGATCTTAAAGGTCAAATACTGGTTGTCTTCGAAAGTGCTCACTGTCAAACCTCAGTATTTTTCGAACTTAGGTTTATCAGGAACACTTACAGTCCTCACTGCCGCCAAACTTTTGGATCCATTGCCTGAATTTTCTCTTCCCTGAGATTCCTTACTCAATCGGAAGAATAATACGGATTCTCTTAAGGATTCAGCCTGGCTATTCATCTCTTCAGCAATCGCAGCTAATTCTTCCGAAGCGGAAGCATTCTGTTGAGAGACCTGATCCAACTGTCCCATTGCCTTATTGATCTCGACTACTCCTGAAGCTTGTTCTTCACTGGAAGCAGTGATCTCTTGTACCAAATCTGCAGTTTTTCTAATATTCGGAACGATCTCGCTGATGAGTTTTCCAGCTTTTTCTGCGATTGCCACAGAAGATACTGCAAGGCTTGAGATCTCATTTGCGGACTTTTGGCTTCTTTCCGCAAGTTTTCTGACTTCGGAAGCTACTACTGCAAATCCTCTTCCATGTTCTCCTGCTCTCGCCGCTTCAATGGCTGCGTTCAAGGCGAGTAGGTTGGTCTGGTAAGCAATGTCCTCGATGATGGAGATCTTTTCTGCGATCTGTTTCATTGCAGTCACTGTCTCGGTTACAGATTTACCTCCATCTTCCGCATCTTTTGAAGATTGGCTCGCTATCTGTTCAGTCTGTTTGGAATTGCTTGCGTTTTGATCAATAGAGGCTGTCATTTCTTCCAAAGAAGAAGTAGTCTGTTCCACGGAAGCCGCCTGCTCGGAAGCACCCTGGCTAAGTGAATTTGCAGTAGAGGAAACTTCTCCCGCAGAGCCGACTAAACTTCCCGCTTTCATGACTATATCGCCCATGATCTCGTTCAGTTTGTCGACTGTGGTATTTCCGTATTCTTTCAGTTTACCGAATGTTCCGAAATATTCGTTCTCTATTTTAGAAGTCAGATCTCCATTAGCCAATCTTTCTAGAGCATCCACCACTTCGGTCAGTCCGGTCTCGCTGACTTGTAAGAATGAATTGATACCTTCTCCTAAACTTCTAAAGAAACCGTCTTTTCCTTCTAACTTGACTCTCGTTTTGAAATCACCTTTTGCTGCGGCGCCTACTATCTCTTCGATCTCTTTTTGGACCGCTAATTCTGCAGTAATATCGGACCATTCTACCACCGCTCCTAATCTTTGTCCTTCAGAGCTTAAGATAGGATTTGCGATCAGGTTGAAAGACCTTCCTCCAATAGTGATCGAAGATTCATAGGTGCTATTCAAATTCGCCAATAAGTTTCTTTGATGTGCTGGGTTTTTATGGAAAGTATCAATGTTAGTTCCAAGCAAACTTTGCAAATTGAAAGAGGCTAATTGTTTTCTAATGTCTCCTTCGCCGTTTTGGAACATCTTGTATACTGCCTTATTCATATACTTGATGTTGAAATCATTATCAGCGATCATCACGTTGGTGGAAGCATTGTCTAATGCCACTTTAATACGAGTTAACTCGTCATTTTCCTGTTTGCGGGCTTCCGCAACTTTTTTCTGCTCGGTCACGTCGGACCATTCCACCACAGCGCCCAATCTATCTCCGTTGTCGGTGAGAATTGGATTGGCAATCAGATCGAATGTTCTTCCTCCGATTTCTATACTGGATTTGAATGTATTAGTAAAGGAACCGAGTATTCCTCTTTGGTGAGCCGGGTTTTTGTGATAAGAATCTATATTTGATCCAAGCAATTTGTTCAAATGAAAATTGGTGAGTTGTTTTCTAATATCAGTCTCACCTATCTCGAACATCTTCACGATCGCTTTGTTCATATATTTGATATTCAGATGAGTATCAGCGATCATAATGTTTGTGCTGGTATTATCCAAGGCGACTTTGATACGAGTAAGCTCCTCATTTTCCTGGCGTCGGACTTCCAACATTTTCTTTTGCTCGGTAACATCCGCCCATTCCACTACGGCTCCCAATCTGTCACCGGACTCCGTCAAAATTGGATTGGCAATCAGATCGAAACTTCTACCGCCAATATCAATATTCGAACGGAACGTTTGGTTCAGATCCTTTAAGATATTTCTCTGGTGAGCCGGGTTTTTATGATAGCTATCTATATTCGACCCCATCAAAGATTCCACCCTGAATTGGCTGAGTTGTTTTTTGATATCCTCTTCCGCATTCCCGAACATCTTACGAATGGATTTGTTCATGTAGGTGACCTTTAAATTTTGGTCGGCCATCATGATATTCGTAGTCACATTGTCCAAAGCAGTCTTGATCCGAATGAATTCTTCGGAATCGTAGTTGACGGCAGTAACTATACTTCCGGAAGAGAAAGGTTTTAGGTAAATCACCAATGCAGGCAAGAGAAGAGTGCCAAATATAGCAAACAAGAAATGATAATATGCCGGACCTTCTTTCTGGACAGGAATAGAAAGTGAGGATTTGGATTTTTCCCAGTTAGATTTCAATTTTTCTAATTTAGGTACTGAATTTTCAGAGATCTGATTTAGAAAATTCTCTCTAGTATCTTTTGCCTGGATCCCCAAAATCCCTTTTGCAGCCAGGATACTTTCTTGGAGAGAATCCAAATCATTCTGGAATTGTTGCGGGTCATCAGTGTCCTTTGAAGCTGAAAAAAATACTTTTAGATCGGATGAGATCTTGTTTTGGATCATTTTTAGATCTTCTAATTTAGAAGATAGGGAATCCTTACTTTGACCGGGAAGAAATAAAGAATATAGACCGGATTCATAATCCTTTAGTTCCGAATGTATCGTTTCGGAAGAGACTGAAATTTTATCCGTAGATCCGGTCTCGAATCCATGATCATACAGATAACTCCAACCGGCTGATCCGAATGTCAGGACTATTCCTAACAATAATGACCAAACAATTACGCTTAATTTTAATTTACCCTGTCCCATACGATTTACCTATACTATAAATTAATTATTCCTTTATTATTTAAGTTCATTCAACGAGCGAATGTCCTGTCTCTCAAATTAGTTCTTTGGATCTTTAATAGGGAATGAAGACCAGGTACGTCCAGGATGAACGCGATCTTCCCTGTGCCTAAAACGGAGGTCCCGCTGATACATTGTATCCCTTTGAAAATTTCATTCAAAGGTTTGATTACCGATTGTATTTCACCTAGTAGATCGTTGACTAGGATCCCGAAATTCCTACCGTCATGTTCTAAAACAAGAACGTTCTTTCTTCCTTCGTCGGGATCAGGCAGACCTAAAAATCTTCCTAAGTGTAGAATAGGAAGAACTTCTCCTCTTAAATTGATAGAGCCTGCAATTTCTTCCGGCAGAAGTTGGAGTTCAGATTCCATTGTCTCTCTTACCCAATCCATTGGTACAACGAAGTAAGAATCACAAGATCTAACTAAAAATCCATCTATGATCGCGAGTGTAAGAGGAAGTCGAATCGAAAATACGGAACCTTTTCCGAATTCGGATTGTACATTCACTGATCCTCTTAAGGATTCTATATTACGAAGTACTACATCCATTCCTACACCTCTACCTGAAAGGCTCGTAACGGATTCCGCAGTGGAAAATCCAGGCTGGAAAATAAGATTAAAAATTTCTTGTTCGTTTAATACTTGGGCAGGATCTATCAGTCCTTTTTCAATCGCCTTTTGCCTGATCTTTTCATGATTGATCCCTTTTCCATCGTCCGAGATCTCTATCGAAATACTTCCTGTGGAATGAGAGGCCTGGATCTTCAATTTCCCTCTTTGTGATTTTCCAAGATTTGCTCTTTCTTGGCTGGGTTCTATTCCATGATCTAAAGCATTTCTTAATATATGAACGATCGGATCGTTTATTTTTTCGATCACCGAGCGGTCTAATTCCGTTTCTCCGCCTAAAATTTCAAAGTCCACTTCCTTTCCGAGTTCCAAGGAAATATCTCTTACGGTTCTTCTATATTTTTCGAAAAGTTCTCCTATAGGGACCATTCTAAGCGCCATTGCAGTCTCTCGTATCTCTCCTACGAGTCTGGAGAGTATTTCCGCAGACTCGTTTAAGTCCGAGTCTTCCTTGTCCGCAAGTAAACGACCCAGGCTTGCTTCCGATATAATCAACTCTCCGACAAGATTCACTAATTGATCTACTTTTGCGGAGTCTATACGTATTAGTTTAGGGACGATCTGAGTGATTTGTGATTTTTCAACTTCAGACTTTTTGGAAGATGATTGTTCTTTAGAAGTTTCCGTAGACTGAGTAGAAATCGGCGCCTGAAAACGTAAGCCCTGTAATTCTAACGCCTTGAAATATTCTTTTTTTTCGCAGGGAACCTCGTTTGCGATCGTATGAAATATTTCTTCGGAAGAATTTGGAGGAACAACTCTTAAAAAGGAAGAATCCTTTACGAAAGAAAAAACGGATTCCAGGTCCTTCTTCTCCGAAGAAGTTTTAAGCTGGACCTCGTATCCTAAATAACAATTTTCAGAATCCCAATGATCCCAATCCGGTAGTTTTGTTTTATAAACATATAAATATTGGATCTCTCCGATATTCCTAAGATATTTTAAGAAAGAGAATGGATCCATTCCATCCTTAAATATATTTTCTCCAGGGAAGAATGTGATCTGCCAGTCGGAATTAACTGTTCCTTGTTTTTCAATCCGAGCCGGGGAGGAATCACTTGCAGGATTTTTAATTTCCTTTTTCTCGGAAGTTTTTCCGGTAAATTGCCGGGCTTCCTTTATGATCTTCATCTGTTCAGCTTCTAATTCGCTGTTTAAATTTTTCCCAGGAACCGGATCTTCCACAATTCGTTTTAAATGATCTATCGCTCTTAATAAGAAGTCTATTTTCGCCGGATCTAATTCCGTTTTTCCCGATCTGGCAAGGTCGAGTAGGGTTTCCAGCTCATGTGAACATTCTTCTATGGATTCGTATCCGAACATTCCTGCTGTTCCCTTTACAGTATGAACGGAACGGAACATGGAATGAATAGCTTCCTCGTCAAATTCTCCTTTTTCCATACGAAGAAGATACAGCTCGGCTCCGGATAATAATTCCAGGGATTCCTGTATAAATGCTTCTTTGATCTCTGAAAGATCCATTATACCTTCTCCAATCCGTACGCAAACTTAAAGGAAGAAGAATCCTTTTTAGAGATCCGGATACGATCTTGAAAGAATCCGATCAGACCGTACAGATCATAAAATTCTAGTAAACAATTCGGGTGATTTAAGATCGCAAGGTCCCAGGATCTATATAAGGAATCTTTTTTGAGTAAAATTAAGGATTGAACAAAACTGGAATCCACCTTTTCTAAGGCGGATGTATCTATCTCTATCCGGATAGGACTTTTATCCAAAAGTAACTGCAGCTTGGACTTCCAATCTGCCGCATAATAAATAGAAGCCTCTCCGGAAAGATCCAAATGAAAGATCGGTCTGGAATTCTTTTGGCCGAGTTCAGATACTTTAATTTCCAAAGACATAAAATTATACGAGTAAAACCTGGATCGTTTTTAAAAGTTCTTCCGGAGAAAACGGTTTAGTAAGCCAAGCTTTAGCTCCTGCTTTTAAACCTTCATTTTTGAGTTCATCTTGGGATTCAGTCGTAAGCATAATGATAGGAACGAATTTATGATTCGAATCTTCTTTGATAGCCTTAACGAAAGATATGCCGTTCATATTGGGCATATTCATATCGCTCACCACCAGATCCACTTTGCCTTCTTTCAACTTTTCCAAACCTTGTAGTCCGTCTTCCGCTTCAATTACGGAAAAAGACGCCTGGGAAAGATGGAGGGTGAGTATCTTCCTAAATACGGCTGAATCATCCACGATTAAGATTTTTTTCATATTCTCCTTCTTGTCATTCTCACTGAATGGGTAATAATAGTTCGCTCATCACACAAAGGCGGACCTGTTCCCCCGTGTGGTCTTTTGCATTATGAATAAAGAATAGACCGTTGTGTTTTCTGAGTATCTGATCCACTGCGGTGAGCCCTAGACCTAAACCGAATTTTTCTAAGTGAGATACACTTTCTACAGGAGGATGAATACGAAAGAACGGTTGTAACACGAGGCTTTCATGTTTTTCGTCCACACCTCCGTAAGGCCTTTCATCTACGATATTTTTCACTACAACGCAGAAATAACCTTGGTTGATGCTTGTGAATACTTCTAAAGAAGTTTTGGAGGCGCAGTACTTATATGCGTTTAAGATCACTTCTTCCAATGCGAGAAGGAACAGATCCACCTCTATATCCAGCTCCACTTCTTTTTTCAAAACGGGCAGCGCAAGTCTAAGTCCTTTCTTTTCCAGATAAGGCAGAATGAATTCACTGGAATGTTTGATCTTTTCCACAAGTTCTGACGCCTTGATCTTTTTCTTTTCCAGATTCCGATTGATGATCTCTAATAGCTGGGTAAGTCCCTTGAGTAAGTTTTTAGTGATTTCCTGATTTTCTATCACCAGGTTCATCATACTTTTATTAATTAGATAATTATCCCCATCCTCTTTCATTTCCGTCTTGATCATGTCCAAAAGACTGATGATCGCGCCTATCCCTGATCCCTGAGACAGGGAAGTCTGCAAAGAATGTATGGAGGATTTTTCCCAGGATTCGTCTCCCGCCTTTCTTCTGGTTTCCTTATAGGTCAGCCATTCCAACTGATTTCTAAGTTTAAGACTTTCCGCTTCTAAGATCGCTGCCTCGCTTGCTTTTAAGAAACGATAATCCACTGCTTTGTTTAGTGCCTTATGGAATTGGTCCGGAAGGATTGGTTTGATAATATAATCGAATACACCTAACTTCATCACCTCGATCACAGTATCCGTGGAATCTAATGCAGTTTGAACGAGTATGGTCGC
It includes:
- a CDS encoding biotin/lipoyl-containing protein, with amino-acid sequence MIDYQNRRITFRESTSPWIHSFSLETIKCLIVCRGPVRKEAMEIFDQIGIREYGILLSEKDSVVYPMALAPELRDFRFPSNIHRVPDYMGAGAEEKAARIKQIIQIAKDNGYTHIFAGYGFMAEDSEFIEAIEESGITFMGPSSHVAHQAGSKDEAKKLARKLNVSVTPGVDTISATCLLKKAKDEKALVALAKEKGLNYTYNSSISLEENAESLLYAGYEKIVELVTIPELQAQAEIETAEIWKKYPSNRIRFKYVGGGGGKGQRVVSKPEEVKTAVQEILSESKVTAPGSNRNFLIELNIEKTRHNEIQLIGNGEWCLALGGRDCSVQMHEQKLLEISLTQELLQNEIAVLEKTSPKKAEIMKADLQVLKEMEEQSERFGQAVALNSVSTFELIVEGTNHFFMEMNTRIQVEHRVTEMVYSLKFINPENKSEFFIVDSLIEAMALLALHGKRLPKPERVVRNISGAEVRINATNKAIQPHAGGVILNWSKPLPEEIRDDQGISVRNPDTGLFVHYKVAGAYDSNIALLITYGTSREDNLRKLGNILRKTELRGQDLQTNLLVHYGLIHWILGKDPLFKPSTAFMISYLAAVGALESLGKDIDLEVAWTKVLSNAPAEGKKVLSRKLTLITRPLGELLADAHVLAGFLGYHENVSWKIEKDQVVWVRNPIHILSDLYYYLHMEGELHQSPSEQIWDHDQQVLQSALAFYKELEKLTGKKADSADWDSVFAGKAPAGVDAGVWANAISSHKGFQIGLELLKIIPNLGNKSGFYKLGVDENLEPVIPEEFKKADTRDAFIKFLAPAPKASSDEIVSPMGGMFYSKEAPDLPPMVQEGEHFKAGQPLFIVEVMKMFNKITAPFSGTIKNVVLQDSDGKIIQKGQTIFKIVPDEVVKIETPEEIQDRKNKVTFSLL
- a CDS encoding protein-glutamate methylesterase/protein-glutamine glutaminase codes for the protein MIYVYIIDDSAVVRSVLKQVLEMNSDIKVIGSSPDPIFALEKLGKSERWPDVIVLDIEMPRMDGISFLKKIMHTHPTPVLICSSLAEESSETAWVALKEGAVGIVTKPKIGLKDFLEDSAVYLGECIRSASISKLKHQIPATSTKTNGLDFTKIATTDRIVAIGTSTGGTIALEDILTSLPANSPGIVIVQHMPEKFTEAFANRLDKICKITVREAKDGDRIQEGMALIAPGNKHMEVVGSGAQFIVRITDGPLVNRHRPSVDVLFHSVAKHVGRNAKAFLLTGMGSDGAAGLLEIRQAGGRTIAQDEASSVVFGMPKEAIERGAAEKILSLGDVPSEILAG
- a CDS encoding chemotaxis protein CheD; amino-acid sequence: MEPEIVRDIFLQPGGFYWGENGTRIRTLLGSCVALCFWHPYSKVGGMAHIMLPKRPSHVPEPHPKYADDALESFLKQFQKLGERPGRFVCKIFGGASMFSPEEDKLEEVKKIVEIGEKNVESVLDLVRKANIDLTASNTGGKSHRKIYFSLWDGEVYMENPKN
- a CDS encoding chemotaxis protein CheW produces the protein MSTFEDNQYLTFKIGEETFGIGLLNVKEILEYTHVTTVPMMPSFIPGVINLRGNVVPVLDVCDKFFRKKHSPDKRTCIVIVEVPESVNGARMDIGLIVEAVYEVLSIPSSEIEPPPTFGSRIRVDFLAGMARQTSGFILLLNLLRLLTVEELTALEETKEEAANVVSAG
- a CDS encoding chemotaxis protein CheA, which translates into the protein MDLSEIKEAFIQESLELLSGAELYLLRMEKGEFDEEAIHSMFRSVHTVKGTAGMFGYESIEECSHELETLLDLARSGKTELDPAKIDFLLRAIDHLKRIVEDPVPGKNLNSELEAEQMKIIKEARQFTGKTSEKKEIKNPASDSSPARIEKQGTVNSDWQITFFPGENIFKDGMDPFSFLKYLRNIGEIQYLYVYKTKLPDWDHWDSENCYLGYEVQLKTSSEKKDLESVFSFVKDSSFLRVVPPNSSEEIFHTIANEVPCEKKEYFKALELQGLRFQAPISTQSTETSKEQSSSKKSEVEKSQITQIVPKLIRIDSAKVDQLVNLVGELIISEASLGRLLADKEDSDLNESAEILSRLVGEIRETAMALRMVPIGELFEKYRRTVRDISLELGKEVDFEILGGETELDRSVIEKINDPIVHILRNALDHGIEPSQERANLGKSQRGKLKIQASHSTGSISIEISDDGKGINHEKIRQKAIEKGLIDPAQVLNEQEIFNLIFQPGFSTAESVTSLSGRGVGMDVVLRNIESLRGSVNVQSEFGKGSVFSIRLPLTLAIIDGFLVRSCDSYFVVPMDWVRETMESELQLLPEEIAGSINLRGEVLPILHLGRFLGLPDPDEGRKNVLVLEHDGRNFGILVNDLLGEIQSVIKPLNEIFKGIQCISGTSVLGTGKIAFILDVPGLHSLLKIQRTNLRDRTFAR
- a CDS encoding STAS domain-containing protein; protein product: MSLEIKVSELGQKNSRPIFHLDLSGEASIYYAADWKSKLQLLLDKSPIRIEIDTSALEKVDSSFVQSLILLKKDSLYRSWDLAILNHPNCLLEFYDLYGLIGFFQDRIRISKKDSSSFKFAYGLEKV
- a CDS encoding response regulator: MKKILIVDDSAVFRKILTLHLSQASFSVIEAEDGLQGLEKLKEGKVDLVVSDMNMPNMNGISFVKAIKEDSNHKFVPIIMLTTESQDELKNEGLKAGAKAWLTKPFSPEELLKTIQVLLV
- a CDS encoding response regulator — its product is MSSVIKNKQERKSVVRDPILLVEDKLENTLMLEALCDEFGIQYQSASNGEEALEMAKSNKYSFYIVDLMMPVMDGPTFIQRLKEFQPDATILVQTALDSTDTVIEVMKLGVFDYIIKPILPDQFHKALNKAVDYRFLKASEAAILEAESLKLRNQLEWLTYKETRRKAGDESWEKSSIHSLQTSLSQGSGIGAIISLLDMIKTEMKEDGDNYLINKSMMNLVIENQEITKNLLKGLTQLLEIINRNLEKKKIKASELVEKIKHSSEFILPYLEKKGLRLALPVLKKEVELDIEVDLFLLALEEVILNAYKYCASKTSLEVFTSINQGYFCVVVKNIVDERPYGGVDEKHESLVLQPFFRIHPPVESVSHLEKFGLGLGLTAVDQILRKHNGLFFIHNAKDHTGEQVRLCVMSELLLPIQ